The following are encoded together in the Vespa velutina chromosome 3, iVesVel2.1, whole genome shotgun sequence genome:
- the LOC124947534 gene encoding protein broad-minded-like isoform X2: MDKRMTSPNINKWIKKCIKKEFDKVINDNLEENQDSSEIADRIIHSKEMQVLINSMKTAIIEHNSDSKSDDIASTESHSQSSASFVSDLTVEEWNSPKNIEDQYNYIIDRISSDKPVHVRLAGYEILLKSDLTNVTAISQWDILQNTLKDGLMGENRAIFEASLQVYARLLSCPKAYNAYTNVLSAFNAQYHAQKVHEMLPSLISGINFKFFLHEKIIRIMYLIIHYQEELLKSIRNIDKSVEEIIEQFIIFLSTHMFGNSMQVKTLSTLNIIAALDPQADWSKRWTHSFATRKTFIFILSKSPSLLQYAIQCIGKGLKKSSIYTSISICDEPIEACISGETIEIITYLHCLCFISQLCSYEAGRKLLSEISLDVPFSVTEFLITLINTLNELSSSEVASGIYNIMCQALQNVINRTIISYDTDFYDAALYSLNNSSENDLRIWPHILYVIMHMLDTVDGSEILINSQESKPNCTAMTIIQHISNVLKQPFSIMNTEYICNLSKVIMKLFNIFNVYEIVQDVMQNQFYPAVSHFYSKLDKYFIENENKAQYLDNIIKKMMLKIVSIPFGLQDLTRESLVFQELIRGSIAPLRNSWTSTEIVSFVSSAGYFKLGREVLDDLAPHVLSTLLIETCKTLEDPECFYDPWENSIVNKFLHIIALFSLNFKCFTAFITSANELGNDDENEIPYNLTELMQCSIKFDSVYHYLGLLSLNTTIWNLDLYIYLIEKLNFQNELLNLQNYCIFDIQTDDEVKEKYIIDESSLLRHKILSNSYYIKHKYPNKVSLNEYEDTNNTFECEDTNDTFESEEYQLFSTLPPPNIFTEMALFYEIQSDSELEDMLGESKPGLLDTSWILQIRNAYINSTSSLKNAVLTTLLDHMWQAIPTAEWAEHFEWPENFVYNPDFFFSEELHGIDLVLQYAELNGLFKNSETKRETFKQFLQASSIFIKYQKPNKFEGFDWFLSTVFFICEGDMDNNNEECSTQFIFAQYLESIIQSEMPTIVYALKNSCGIDWWMLCTTIMTQCFWGILSWQEIKHFFAISILYSPDYILYYCISLIYHCRTTFIQDITNGKMWPEYMVLHDYRCHDYIIFMDKLAKKYGNKILPIMTARKIYSSDETDTVK; encoded by the exons ATGGATAAACGAATGACGTCGCcaaatattaacaaatggATAAAGAAGtgtataaaaaaggaatttgacaaagtaattaatgataatttagaAGAGAATCAAGATTCTTCAGAAATTGCAGATAGAATTATACATTCTAAAGAAATGcaagttttaataaattctatgaAAACGGCAATTATTGAACACAATTCAGATTCAAAATCTGATGACATTGCATCAACGGAATCTCATTCTCAGTCATCCGCTTCTTTTGTGAGTGATTTAACTGTAGAAGAATGGAATTCTCCTAAAAACATTGAAGatcaatacaattatattatagatagaaTAAGTTCTGATAAACCTGTACATGTAAGATTAGCAGGCTatgagatattattaaaaagtgatTTGACAAATGTAACAGCTATCTCACAATGGGATATCCTTCAAAATACTTTAAAAGATGGTCTCATGGGTGAAAATCGTGCTATATTCGAAGCTAGTTTACAAGTTTATGCTAGGTTATTAAGTTGTCCAAAGGCATATAATGCGTATACTAATGTATTGAGTGCTTTTAATGCTCAGTATCATGCACAAAAAGTACACGAAATGTTACCTTCGTTAATATCtggaattaatttcaaattttttttacatgagaaaataattcgCATTATGTACTTGATAATACATTATCAAGAAGAATTGTTAAAGAGCATAAGAAATATTGACAAAAGTgtagaagaaataatagaacaattcataatatttctaagtaCTCATATGTTTGGTAATTCGATGCAAGTTAAAACATTGtctacattaaatattattgctGCATTGGATCCACAAGCTGACTGGAGTAAAAGGTGGACTCACAGTTTTGCTActagaaaaacatttatttttatattatctaaatcACCAAGTTTACTTCAATATGCTATACAATGCATTGGCAAAGGCTTGAAAAAATCATCTATATACAcatctatttctatttgtgATGAACCCATAGAAGCATGTATTTCTGGAGAgacaatagaaataattacttATCTTCATTGTTTATGCTTTATATCACAATTATGTAGTTATGAAGCAGGTCGCAAATTACTTTCAGAAATTTCATTAGACGTTCCATTTTCTGTAactgaatttttaattacattaataaatacattgaatGAATTATCATCTTCTGAGGTAGCAAGtggtatttataatattatgtgtCAGGCATtgcaaaatgtaataaatagaaCTATAATTTCGTATGATACTGATTTTTATGATGCCgcattatattctttaaataattcttctgAAAATGATTTAAGAATTTGGCCTCATATACTATATGTAATAATGCATATGTTGGATACTGTGGATGGTTCAGAGATACTAATAAATTCTCAAGAATCAAAACCAAATTGTACAGCAATGACTATTATACAACACATATCTAATGTTTTGAAACAGCCCTTCTCTATTATGAACactgaatatatatgtaacttatCTAAagttataatgaaattatttaatatatttaatgtttatgaAATTGTACAAGATGTGAtgcaaaatcaattttatcctGCTGTGTCACACTTTTACAGTAAgctagataaatattttattgaaaatgaaaataaagctCAATATTTAGACAA tataattaaaaaaatgatgcTTAAAATTGTATCAATACCATTCGGCTTACAAGATTTAACACGCGAATCTTTAGTATTTCAAGAATTAATACGTGGATCTATTGCACCATTAAGAAATTCATGGACATCCACTGAAATTGTGAGCTTTGTATCATCTGCTGGATACTTTAAATTAGGACGTGAAGTCCTCGATGATTTAGCACCACATGTTTTATCtacattattaatagaaaCGTGTAAAACATTGGAAGATCCAGAATGTTTTTATGATCCATGGGAGAACTCAATTGTGAACAAATTTTTACACATTATTGCTCTATTTTCTCTCAactttaaat gTTTTACTGCATTTATAACAAGTGCTAATGAATTGGGAAAtgacgatgaaaatgaaattccaTACAATTTGACTGAATTAATGCAATGTTCAATCAAATTTGATTctgtatatcattatttaggacttttatcattaaatacaACTATTTGGAATCTAGACCTTTATATCtatttgatagaaaaattaaattttcag aatgaattattgaatttaCAAAACTATTGTATATTTGATATTCAAACCGACgacgaagtaaaagaaaaatacataatagatGAATCTAGTTTACTCCgacataaaattttatctaattcatattatatcaAGCACAAATATCCTAACAAAGTATCATTAAATGAATATGAAGAtacaaataatacatttgAATGTGAAGATACAAATGATACATTTGAATCAGAAGAATATCAATTGTTCTCAACATTACCACCACCTAACATTTTCACAGAAATGGCACTTTTCTACGAAATACAATCTGATTCTGAATTAGAAGATATGTTAGGTGAAAGTAAGCCTGGATTATTAGATACCAGTTGGATACTACAAATCAggaatgcatatataaattctacaagttcattaaaa aatgcAGTTTTGACTACTTTACTAGATCATATGTGGCAGGCTATTCCAACTGCAGAATGGGCAGAACACTTTGAATGGCcagaaaattttgtatataatccagactttttcttttcagaagAATTACATGGAATTGACTTGGTTTTACAATATGCTGAATTAAATggactttttaaaaattcagaaacaaaaagagaaacatttaAACAGTTTTTGCAAGCTtcaagtatatttataaaatatcaaaagccTAATAAATTTGAAGGTTTTGATTGGTTTTTATCAACTGTGTTTTTTATTTGTGAAGGAGATATGGACAA CAATAATGAAGAATGTTCAACTCAATTTATATTTGCACAATACTTAGAAAGTATAATTCAGAGTGAAATGCCGACCATAGTATATGCATTAAAG AACAGTTGTGGTATTGATTGGTGGATGTTATGTACAACAATAATGACTCAATGTTTTTGGGGCATATTGTCATGGCaggaaataaaacatttttttgctatttctattctatattcacctgattatatattatattattgtatatctttaatatatcaCTGCAGAACAACATTTATACAAGATATTACAAATGGAAAAATGTGGCCAGAATATAtg GTACTACATGATTATCGGTGTCATGATTACATCATATTCATGGATAAATTAGCTAAGaaatatggaaataaaatattacctaTAATGACTGCAAGGAAAATATATTCCAGTGATGAAACTGAtactgtaaaataa
- the LOC124947534 gene encoding protein broad-minded-like isoform X1, with protein MDKRMTSPNINKWIKKCIKKEFDKVINDNLEENQDSSEIADRIIHSKEMQVLINSMKTAIIEHNSDSKSDDIASTESHSQSSASFVSDLTVEEWNSPKNIEDQYNYIIDRISSDKPVHVRLAGYEILLKSDLTNVTAISQWDILQNTLKDGLMGENRAIFEASLQVYARLLSCPKAYNAYTNVLSAFNAQYHAQKVHEMLPSLISGINFKFFLHEKIIRIMYLIIHYQEELLKSIRNIDKSVEEIIEQFIIFLSTHMFGNSMQVKTLSTLNIIAALDPQADWSKRWTHSFATRKTFIFILSKSPSLLQYAIQCIGKGLKKSSIYTSISICDEPIEACISGETIEIITYLHCLCFISQLCSYEAGRKLLSEISLDVPFSVTEFLITLINTLNELSSSEVASGIYNIMCQALQNVINRTIISYDTDFYDAALYSLNNSSENDLRIWPHILYVIMHMLDTVDGSEILINSQESKPNCTAMTIIQHISNVLKQPFSIMNTEYICNLSKVIMKLFNIFNVYEIVQDVMQNQFYPAVSHFYSKLDKYFIENENKAQYLDNIIKKMMLKIVSIPFGLQDLTRESLVFQELIRGSIAPLRNSWTSTEIVSFVSSAGYFKLGREVLDDLAPHVLSTLLIETCKTLEDPECFYDPWENSIVNKFLHIIALFSLNFKCFTAFITSANELGNDDENEIPYNLTELMQCSIKFDSVYHYLGLLSLNTTIWNLDLYIYLIEKLNFQNELLNLQNYCIFDIQTDDEVKEKYIIDESSLLRHKILSNSYYIKHKYPNKVSLNEYEDTNNTFECEDTNDTFESEEYQLFSTLPPPNIFTEMALFYEIQSDSELEDMLGESKPGLLDTSWILQIRNAYINSTSSLKNAVLTTLLDHMWQAIPTAEWAEHFEWPENFVYNPDFFFSEELHGIDLVLQYAELNGLFKNSETKRETFKQFLQASSIFIKYQKPNKFEGFDWFLSTVFFICEGDMDKCKAFIKKLICFPCILFIWPIFGKTIDKSNNEECSTQFIFAQYLESIIQSEMPTIVYALKNSCGIDWWMLCTTIMTQCFWGILSWQEIKHFFAISILYSPDYILYYCISLIYHCRTTFIQDITNGKMWPEYMVLHDYRCHDYIIFMDKLAKKYGNKILPIMTARKIYSSDETDTVK; from the exons ATGGATAAACGAATGACGTCGCcaaatattaacaaatggATAAAGAAGtgtataaaaaaggaatttgacaaagtaattaatgataatttagaAGAGAATCAAGATTCTTCAGAAATTGCAGATAGAATTATACATTCTAAAGAAATGcaagttttaataaattctatgaAAACGGCAATTATTGAACACAATTCAGATTCAAAATCTGATGACATTGCATCAACGGAATCTCATTCTCAGTCATCCGCTTCTTTTGTGAGTGATTTAACTGTAGAAGAATGGAATTCTCCTAAAAACATTGAAGatcaatacaattatattatagatagaaTAAGTTCTGATAAACCTGTACATGTAAGATTAGCAGGCTatgagatattattaaaaagtgatTTGACAAATGTAACAGCTATCTCACAATGGGATATCCTTCAAAATACTTTAAAAGATGGTCTCATGGGTGAAAATCGTGCTATATTCGAAGCTAGTTTACAAGTTTATGCTAGGTTATTAAGTTGTCCAAAGGCATATAATGCGTATACTAATGTATTGAGTGCTTTTAATGCTCAGTATCATGCACAAAAAGTACACGAAATGTTACCTTCGTTAATATCtggaattaatttcaaattttttttacatgagaaaataattcgCATTATGTACTTGATAATACATTATCAAGAAGAATTGTTAAAGAGCATAAGAAATATTGACAAAAGTgtagaagaaataatagaacaattcataatatttctaagtaCTCATATGTTTGGTAATTCGATGCAAGTTAAAACATTGtctacattaaatattattgctGCATTGGATCCACAAGCTGACTGGAGTAAAAGGTGGACTCACAGTTTTGCTActagaaaaacatttatttttatattatctaaatcACCAAGTTTACTTCAATATGCTATACAATGCATTGGCAAAGGCTTGAAAAAATCATCTATATACAcatctatttctatttgtgATGAACCCATAGAAGCATGTATTTCTGGAGAgacaatagaaataattacttATCTTCATTGTTTATGCTTTATATCACAATTATGTAGTTATGAAGCAGGTCGCAAATTACTTTCAGAAATTTCATTAGACGTTCCATTTTCTGTAactgaatttttaattacattaataaatacattgaatGAATTATCATCTTCTGAGGTAGCAAGtggtatttataatattatgtgtCAGGCATtgcaaaatgtaataaatagaaCTATAATTTCGTATGATACTGATTTTTATGATGCCgcattatattctttaaataattcttctgAAAATGATTTAAGAATTTGGCCTCATATACTATATGTAATAATGCATATGTTGGATACTGTGGATGGTTCAGAGATACTAATAAATTCTCAAGAATCAAAACCAAATTGTACAGCAATGACTATTATACAACACATATCTAATGTTTTGAAACAGCCCTTCTCTATTATGAACactgaatatatatgtaacttatCTAAagttataatgaaattatttaatatatttaatgtttatgaAATTGTACAAGATGTGAtgcaaaatcaattttatcctGCTGTGTCACACTTTTACAGTAAgctagataaatattttattgaaaatgaaaataaagctCAATATTTAGACAA tataattaaaaaaatgatgcTTAAAATTGTATCAATACCATTCGGCTTACAAGATTTAACACGCGAATCTTTAGTATTTCAAGAATTAATACGTGGATCTATTGCACCATTAAGAAATTCATGGACATCCACTGAAATTGTGAGCTTTGTATCATCTGCTGGATACTTTAAATTAGGACGTGAAGTCCTCGATGATTTAGCACCACATGTTTTATCtacattattaatagaaaCGTGTAAAACATTGGAAGATCCAGAATGTTTTTATGATCCATGGGAGAACTCAATTGTGAACAAATTTTTACACATTATTGCTCTATTTTCTCTCAactttaaat gTTTTACTGCATTTATAACAAGTGCTAATGAATTGGGAAAtgacgatgaaaatgaaattccaTACAATTTGACTGAATTAATGCAATGTTCAATCAAATTTGATTctgtatatcattatttaggacttttatcattaaatacaACTATTTGGAATCTAGACCTTTATATCtatttgatagaaaaattaaattttcag aatgaattattgaatttaCAAAACTATTGTATATTTGATATTCAAACCGACgacgaagtaaaagaaaaatacataatagatGAATCTAGTTTACTCCgacataaaattttatctaattcatattatatcaAGCACAAATATCCTAACAAAGTATCATTAAATGAATATGAAGAtacaaataatacatttgAATGTGAAGATACAAATGATACATTTGAATCAGAAGAATATCAATTGTTCTCAACATTACCACCACCTAACATTTTCACAGAAATGGCACTTTTCTACGAAATACAATCTGATTCTGAATTAGAAGATATGTTAGGTGAAAGTAAGCCTGGATTATTAGATACCAGTTGGATACTACAAATCAggaatgcatatataaattctacaagttcattaaaa aatgcAGTTTTGACTACTTTACTAGATCATATGTGGCAGGCTATTCCAACTGCAGAATGGGCAGAACACTTTGAATGGCcagaaaattttgtatataatccagactttttcttttcagaagAATTACATGGAATTGACTTGGTTTTACAATATGCTGAATTAAATggactttttaaaaattcagaaacaaaaagagaaacatttaAACAGTTTTTGCAAGCTtcaagtatatttataaaatatcaaaagccTAATAAATTTGAAGGTTTTGATTGGTTTTTATCAACTGTGTTTTTTATTTGTGAAGGAGATATGGACAA ATGCAAagcatttattaaaaaattaatttgttttccgtgtattttgtttatatggCCTATTTTTGGTAAAACTATTGACAAAAGCAATAATGAAGAATGTTCAACTCAATTTATATTTGCACAATACTTAGAAAGTATAATTCAGAGTGAAATGCCGACCATAGTATATGCATTAAAG AACAGTTGTGGTATTGATTGGTGGATGTTATGTACAACAATAATGACTCAATGTTTTTGGGGCATATTGTCATGGCaggaaataaaacatttttttgctatttctattctatattcacctgattatatattatattattgtatatctttaatatatcaCTGCAGAACAACATTTATACAAGATATTACAAATGGAAAAATGTGGCCAGAATATAtg GTACTACATGATTATCGGTGTCATGATTACATCATATTCATGGATAAATTAGCTAAGaaatatggaaataaaatattacctaTAATGACTGCAAGGAAAATATATTCCAGTGATGAAACTGAtactgtaaaataa
- the LOC124947534 gene encoding protein broad-minded-like isoform X4, producing the protein MDKRMTSPNINKWIKKCIKKEFDKVINDNLEENQDSSEIADRIIHSKEMQVLINSMKTAIIEHNSDSKSDDIASTESHSQSSASFVSDLTVEEWNSPKNIEDQYNYIIDRISSDKPVHVRLAGYEILLKSDLTNVTAISQWDILQNTLKDGLMGENRAIFEASLQVYARLLSCPKAYNAYTNVLSAFNAQYHAQKVHEMLPSLISGINFKFFLHEKIIRIMYLIIHYQEELLKSIRNIDKSVEEIIEQFIIFLSTHMFGNSMQVKTLSTLNIIAALDPQADWSKRWTHSFATRKTFIFILSKSPSLLQYAIQCIGKGLKKSSIYTSISICDEPIEACISGETIEIITYLHCLCFISQLCSYEAGRKLLSEISLDVPFSVTEFLITLINTLNELSSSEVASGIYNIMCQALQNVINRTIISYDTDFYDAALYSLNNSSENDLRIWPHILYVIMHMLDTVDGSEILINSQESKPNCTAMTIIQHISNVLKQPFSIMNTEYICNLSKVIMKLFNIFNVYEIVQDVMQNQFYPAVSHFYSKLDKYFIENENKAQYLDNIIKKMMLKIVSIPFGLQDLTRESLVFQELIRGSIAPLRNSWTSTEIVSFVSSAGYFKLGREVLDDLAPHVLSTLLIETCKTLEDPECFYDPWENSIVNKFLHIIALFSLNFKCFTAFITSANELGNDDENEIPYNLTELMQCSIKFDSVYHYLGLLSLNTTIWNLDLYIYLIEKLNFQNELLNLQNYCIFDIQTDDEVKEKYIIDESSLLRHKILSNSYYIKHKYPNKVSLNEYEDTNNTFECEDTNDTFESEEYQLFSTLPPPNIFTEMALFYEIQSDSELEDMLGESKPGLLDTSWILQIRNAYINSTSSLKNAVLTTLLDHMWQAIPTAEWAEHFEWPENFVYNPDFFFSEELHGIDLVLQYAELNGLFKNSETKRETFKQFLQASSIFIKYQKPNKFEGFDWFLSTVFFICEGDMDNNNEECSTQFIFAQYLESIIQSEMPTIVYALKLWY; encoded by the exons ATGGATAAACGAATGACGTCGCcaaatattaacaaatggATAAAGAAGtgtataaaaaaggaatttgacaaagtaattaatgataatttagaAGAGAATCAAGATTCTTCAGAAATTGCAGATAGAATTATACATTCTAAAGAAATGcaagttttaataaattctatgaAAACGGCAATTATTGAACACAATTCAGATTCAAAATCTGATGACATTGCATCAACGGAATCTCATTCTCAGTCATCCGCTTCTTTTGTGAGTGATTTAACTGTAGAAGAATGGAATTCTCCTAAAAACATTGAAGatcaatacaattatattatagatagaaTAAGTTCTGATAAACCTGTACATGTAAGATTAGCAGGCTatgagatattattaaaaagtgatTTGACAAATGTAACAGCTATCTCACAATGGGATATCCTTCAAAATACTTTAAAAGATGGTCTCATGGGTGAAAATCGTGCTATATTCGAAGCTAGTTTACAAGTTTATGCTAGGTTATTAAGTTGTCCAAAGGCATATAATGCGTATACTAATGTATTGAGTGCTTTTAATGCTCAGTATCATGCACAAAAAGTACACGAAATGTTACCTTCGTTAATATCtggaattaatttcaaattttttttacatgagaaaataattcgCATTATGTACTTGATAATACATTATCAAGAAGAATTGTTAAAGAGCATAAGAAATATTGACAAAAGTgtagaagaaataatagaacaattcataatatttctaagtaCTCATATGTTTGGTAATTCGATGCAAGTTAAAACATTGtctacattaaatattattgctGCATTGGATCCACAAGCTGACTGGAGTAAAAGGTGGACTCACAGTTTTGCTActagaaaaacatttatttttatattatctaaatcACCAAGTTTACTTCAATATGCTATACAATGCATTGGCAAAGGCTTGAAAAAATCATCTATATACAcatctatttctatttgtgATGAACCCATAGAAGCATGTATTTCTGGAGAgacaatagaaataattacttATCTTCATTGTTTATGCTTTATATCACAATTATGTAGTTATGAAGCAGGTCGCAAATTACTTTCAGAAATTTCATTAGACGTTCCATTTTCTGTAactgaatttttaattacattaataaatacattgaatGAATTATCATCTTCTGAGGTAGCAAGtggtatttataatattatgtgtCAGGCATtgcaaaatgtaataaatagaaCTATAATTTCGTATGATACTGATTTTTATGATGCCgcattatattctttaaataattcttctgAAAATGATTTAAGAATTTGGCCTCATATACTATATGTAATAATGCATATGTTGGATACTGTGGATGGTTCAGAGATACTAATAAATTCTCAAGAATCAAAACCAAATTGTACAGCAATGACTATTATACAACACATATCTAATGTTTTGAAACAGCCCTTCTCTATTATGAACactgaatatatatgtaacttatCTAAagttataatgaaattatttaatatatttaatgtttatgaAATTGTACAAGATGTGAtgcaaaatcaattttatcctGCTGTGTCACACTTTTACAGTAAgctagataaatattttattgaaaatgaaaataaagctCAATATTTAGACAA tataattaaaaaaatgatgcTTAAAATTGTATCAATACCATTCGGCTTACAAGATTTAACACGCGAATCTTTAGTATTTCAAGAATTAATACGTGGATCTATTGCACCATTAAGAAATTCATGGACATCCACTGAAATTGTGAGCTTTGTATCATCTGCTGGATACTTTAAATTAGGACGTGAAGTCCTCGATGATTTAGCACCACATGTTTTATCtacattattaatagaaaCGTGTAAAACATTGGAAGATCCAGAATGTTTTTATGATCCATGGGAGAACTCAATTGTGAACAAATTTTTACACATTATTGCTCTATTTTCTCTCAactttaaat gTTTTACTGCATTTATAACAAGTGCTAATGAATTGGGAAAtgacgatgaaaatgaaattccaTACAATTTGACTGAATTAATGCAATGTTCAATCAAATTTGATTctgtatatcattatttaggacttttatcattaaatacaACTATTTGGAATCTAGACCTTTATATCtatttgatagaaaaattaaattttcag aatgaattattgaatttaCAAAACTATTGTATATTTGATATTCAAACCGACgacgaagtaaaagaaaaatacataatagatGAATCTAGTTTACTCCgacataaaattttatctaattcatattatatcaAGCACAAATATCCTAACAAAGTATCATTAAATGAATATGAAGAtacaaataatacatttgAATGTGAAGATACAAATGATACATTTGAATCAGAAGAATATCAATTGTTCTCAACATTACCACCACCTAACATTTTCACAGAAATGGCACTTTTCTACGAAATACAATCTGATTCTGAATTAGAAGATATGTTAGGTGAAAGTAAGCCTGGATTATTAGATACCAGTTGGATACTACAAATCAggaatgcatatataaattctacaagttcattaaaa aatgcAGTTTTGACTACTTTACTAGATCATATGTGGCAGGCTATTCCAACTGCAGAATGGGCAGAACACTTTGAATGGCcagaaaattttgtatataatccagactttttcttttcagaagAATTACATGGAATTGACTTGGTTTTACAATATGCTGAATTAAATggactttttaaaaattcagaaacaaaaagagaaacatttaAACAGTTTTTGCAAGCTtcaagtatatttataaaatatcaaaagccTAATAAATTTGAAGGTTTTGATTGGTTTTTATCAACTGTGTTTTTTATTTGTGAAGGAGATATGGACAA CAATAATGAAGAATGTTCAACTCAATTTATATTTGCACAATACTTAGAAAGTATAATTCAGAGTGAAATGCCGACCATAGTATATGCATTAAAG TTGTGGTATTGA